In one window of Oryza sativa Japonica Group chromosome 9, ASM3414082v1 DNA:
- the LOC4346442 gene encoding tRNA-specific adenosine deaminase TAD3 isoform X5 translates to MPIGESSACKTEKSELSIILCLATGPEHCSEMFPQDVKKIVGTYELNTFIAKVARFPATSKEEWEEQCKLWPTSYHPPHDLDGVSGFKECELPSIFNCMRTALRLSEVGNAAVVVNPSTMQIIAKATDQTLQHDSLKSNKCAELNSDSPFSSLEVTEKKGSRLFLSNSNVSKCNSLNMEASCLNPWGWMKPRPSEQKSLPCEGGFPWHPLRHAAIVAIENAAERDKVMFPSIISSTKPNSDGNMEYYSVNESAKRLKVDRNDDKKIAHEAICDDLSETRPYLCTGFDIYLVWEPCSMCAMALVHQRFKRIFYAFPNPITGALGSVYRLHGEKSLNHRYSVFRVKVPESYSNSSGDCSDKC, encoded by the exons ATGCCCATTGGAGAATCTTCGGCATGTAAAACGG AAAAATCTGAGTTATCAATCATCTTATGCCTTGCAACTGGGCCTGAACATTGTAGCGAAATGTTTCCTCAAGATGTAAAAAAGATTGTAGGTACCTACGAATTGAATACTTTCATTGCAAAA GTTGCGAGGTTTCCTGCTACTTCAAAAGAGGAGTGGGAGGAACAATGCAAACTTTGGCCAACATCTTATCATCCCCCACACGA CTTGGATGGTGTATCTGGATTCAAAGAGTGTGAATTGCCATCAATATTTAATTGCATGAGAACTGCACTGCGGTTATCTGAG GTGGGCaatgctgctgttgttgttaaTCCATCAACCATGCAGATTATTGCAAAGGCTACAGACCAAACGCTCCAACATGATAGTTTAAAAAGTAACAAATGTGCTGAATTGAATTCAGACAGCCCCTTCTCATCACTTGAAGTAACTGAGAAGAAAGGGAGCAGGTTGTTCCTGTCAAACTCCAATGTTTCTAAATGCAACAGCCTGAATATGGAAGCCTCATGTTTAAACCCTTGGGGATGGATGAAACCAAGGCCGTCTGAGCAGAAGTCATTGCCCTGTGAAGGTGGTTTTCCATGGCACCCTCTGAGACATGCTGCCATAGTTGCGATTGAAAATGCTGCGGAGAGGGATAAAGTGATGTTCCCTTCAATTATATCATCAACCAAACCAAATTCAGATGGAAATATGGAGTATTATTCTGTTAATGAATCAGCAAAACGACTAAAGGTGGATAGAAAT GACGACAAAAAAATTGCACATGAAGCAATCTGCGATGACTTGTCAGAAACCAGACCATACCTTTGTACAGGATTTGACATTTACCTAGTCTGGGAACCTTGCTCAAT GTGTGCGATGGCACTTGTACATCAAAGATTCAAACGTATCTTCTATGCTTTCCCAAATCCAATTACTGGAGCACTGGGCAGTGTCTACAGATTGCACGGGGAGAAAAGTTTAAATCATCGTTACTCTGTATTTAGGGTAAAAGTGCCCGAGTCATATTCGAATAGTTCGGGCGATTGTTCTGACAAATGCTGA
- the LOC4346442 gene encoding tRNA-specific adenosine deaminase TAD3 isoform X2 — translation MAWELTEVPGNPTPSLRGSTVEVIAAKIEPKLANSLIRQLSQACPLENLRHVKRVRRCCEYGEKSELSIILCLATGPEHCSEMFPQDVKKIVGTYELNTFIAKVARFPATSKEEWEEQCKLWPTSYHPPHDLDGVSGFKECELPSIFNCMRTALRLSEVGNAAVVVNPSTMQIIAKATDQTLQHDSLKSNKCAELNSDSPFSSLEVTEKKGSRLFLSNSNVSKCNSLNMEASCLNPWGWMKPRPSEQKSLPCEGGFPWHPLRHAAIVAIENAAERDKVMFPSIISSTKPNSDGNMEYYSVNESAKRLKDDKKIAHEAICDDLSETRPYLCTGFDIYLVWEPCSMCAMALVHQRFKRIFYAFPNPITGALGSVYRLHGEKSLNHRYSVFRVKVPESYSNSSGDCSDKC, via the exons ATGGCATGGGAACTCACTGAGGTCCCAGGCAAcccaactccctccctccgtGGCTCTACAG TTGAAGTGATTGCTGCCAAGATTGAGCCCAAGTTAGCCAACAGTCTCATTCG GCAATTGAGTCAAGCATGCCCATTGGAGAATCTTCGGCATGTAAAACGGGTGCGTCGGTGCTGTGAATATGGTG AAAAATCTGAGTTATCAATCATCTTATGCCTTGCAACTGGGCCTGAACATTGTAGCGAAATGTTTCCTCAAGATGTAAAAAAGATTGTAGGTACCTACGAATTGAATACTTTCATTGCAAAA GTTGCGAGGTTTCCTGCTACTTCAAAAGAGGAGTGGGAGGAACAATGCAAACTTTGGCCAACATCTTATCATCCCCCACACGA CTTGGATGGTGTATCTGGATTCAAAGAGTGTGAATTGCCATCAATATTTAATTGCATGAGAACTGCACTGCGGTTATCTGAG GTGGGCaatgctgctgttgttgttaaTCCATCAACCATGCAGATTATTGCAAAGGCTACAGACCAAACGCTCCAACATGATAGTTTAAAAAGTAACAAATGTGCTGAATTGAATTCAGACAGCCCCTTCTCATCACTTGAAGTAACTGAGAAGAAAGGGAGCAGGTTGTTCCTGTCAAACTCCAATGTTTCTAAATGCAACAGCCTGAATATGGAAGCCTCATGTTTAAACCCTTGGGGATGGATGAAACCAAGGCCGTCTGAGCAGAAGTCATTGCCCTGTGAAGGTGGTTTTCCATGGCACCCTCTGAGACATGCTGCCATAGTTGCGATTGAAAATGCTGCGGAGAGGGATAAAGTGATGTTCCCTTCAATTATATCATCAACCAAACCAAATTCAGATGGAAATATGGAGTATTATTCTGTTAATGAATCAGCAAAACGACTAAAG GACGACAAAAAAATTGCACATGAAGCAATCTGCGATGACTTGTCAGAAACCAGACCATACCTTTGTACAGGATTTGACATTTACCTAGTCTGGGAACCTTGCTCAAT GTGTGCGATGGCACTTGTACATCAAAGATTCAAACGTATCTTCTATGCTTTCCCAAATCCAATTACTGGAGCACTGGGCAGTGTCTACAGATTGCACGGGGAGAAAAGTTTAAATCATCGTTACTCTGTATTTAGGGTAAAAGTGCCCGAGTCATATTCGAATAGTTCGGGCGATTGTTCTGACAAATGCTGA
- the LOC4346442 gene encoding tRNA-specific adenosine deaminase TAD3 isoform X1 produces the protein MAWELTEVPGNPTPSLRGSTVEVIAAKIEPKLANSLIRQLSQACPLENLRHVKRVRRCCEYGEKSELSIILCLATGPEHCSEMFPQDVKKIVGTYELNTFIAKVARFPATSKEEWEEQCKLWPTSYHPPHDLDGVSGFKECELPSIFNCMRTALRLSEVGNAAVVVNPSTMQIIAKATDQTLQHDSLKSNKCAELNSDSPFSSLEVTEKKGSRLFLSNSNVSKCNSLNMEASCLNPWGWMKPRPSEQKSLPCEGGFPWHPLRHAAIVAIENAAERDKVMFPSIISSTKPNSDGNMEYYSVNESAKRLKVDRNDDKKIAHEAICDDLSETRPYLCTGFDIYLVWEPCSMCAMALVHQRFKRIFYAFPNPITGALGSVYRLHGEKSLNHRYSVFRVKVPESYSNSSGDCSDKC, from the exons ATGGCATGGGAACTCACTGAGGTCCCAGGCAAcccaactccctccctccgtGGCTCTACAG TTGAAGTGATTGCTGCCAAGATTGAGCCCAAGTTAGCCAACAGTCTCATTCG GCAATTGAGTCAAGCATGCCCATTGGAGAATCTTCGGCATGTAAAACGGGTGCGTCGGTGCTGTGAATATGGTG AAAAATCTGAGTTATCAATCATCTTATGCCTTGCAACTGGGCCTGAACATTGTAGCGAAATGTTTCCTCAAGATGTAAAAAAGATTGTAGGTACCTACGAATTGAATACTTTCATTGCAAAA GTTGCGAGGTTTCCTGCTACTTCAAAAGAGGAGTGGGAGGAACAATGCAAACTTTGGCCAACATCTTATCATCCCCCACACGA CTTGGATGGTGTATCTGGATTCAAAGAGTGTGAATTGCCATCAATATTTAATTGCATGAGAACTGCACTGCGGTTATCTGAG GTGGGCaatgctgctgttgttgttaaTCCATCAACCATGCAGATTATTGCAAAGGCTACAGACCAAACGCTCCAACATGATAGTTTAAAAAGTAACAAATGTGCTGAATTGAATTCAGACAGCCCCTTCTCATCACTTGAAGTAACTGAGAAGAAAGGGAGCAGGTTGTTCCTGTCAAACTCCAATGTTTCTAAATGCAACAGCCTGAATATGGAAGCCTCATGTTTAAACCCTTGGGGATGGATGAAACCAAGGCCGTCTGAGCAGAAGTCATTGCCCTGTGAAGGTGGTTTTCCATGGCACCCTCTGAGACATGCTGCCATAGTTGCGATTGAAAATGCTGCGGAGAGGGATAAAGTGATGTTCCCTTCAATTATATCATCAACCAAACCAAATTCAGATGGAAATATGGAGTATTATTCTGTTAATGAATCAGCAAAACGACTAAAGGTGGATAGAAAT GACGACAAAAAAATTGCACATGAAGCAATCTGCGATGACTTGTCAGAAACCAGACCATACCTTTGTACAGGATTTGACATTTACCTAGTCTGGGAACCTTGCTCAAT GTGTGCGATGGCACTTGTACATCAAAGATTCAAACGTATCTTCTATGCTTTCCCAAATCCAATTACTGGAGCACTGGGCAGTGTCTACAGATTGCACGGGGAGAAAAGTTTAAATCATCGTTACTCTGTATTTAGGGTAAAAGTGCCCGAGTCATATTCGAATAGTTCGGGCGATTGTTCTGACAAATGCTGA
- the LOC4346442 gene encoding tRNA-specific adenosine deaminase TAD3 isoform X3 → MAWELTEVPGNPTPSLRGSTVEVIAAKIEPKLANSLIRQLSQACPLENLRHVKRVRRCCEYGEKSELSIILCLATGPEHCSEMFPQDVKKIVARFPATSKEEWEEQCKLWPTSYHPPHDLDGVSGFKECELPSIFNCMRTALRLSEVGNAAVVVNPSTMQIIAKATDQTLQHDSLKSNKCAELNSDSPFSSLEVTEKKGSRLFLSNSNVSKCNSLNMEASCLNPWGWMKPRPSEQKSLPCEGGFPWHPLRHAAIVAIENAAERDKVMFPSIISSTKPNSDGNMEYYSVNESAKRLKVDRNDDKKIAHEAICDDLSETRPYLCTGFDIYLVWEPCSMCAMALVHQRFKRIFYAFPNPITGALGSVYRLHGEKSLNHRYSVFRVKVPESYSNSSGDCSDKC, encoded by the exons ATGGCATGGGAACTCACTGAGGTCCCAGGCAAcccaactccctccctccgtGGCTCTACAG TTGAAGTGATTGCTGCCAAGATTGAGCCCAAGTTAGCCAACAGTCTCATTCG GCAATTGAGTCAAGCATGCCCATTGGAGAATCTTCGGCATGTAAAACGGGTGCGTCGGTGCTGTGAATATGGTG AAAAATCTGAGTTATCAATCATCTTATGCCTTGCAACTGGGCCTGAACATTGTAGCGAAATGTTTCCTCAAGATGTAAAAAAGATT GTTGCGAGGTTTCCTGCTACTTCAAAAGAGGAGTGGGAGGAACAATGCAAACTTTGGCCAACATCTTATCATCCCCCACACGA CTTGGATGGTGTATCTGGATTCAAAGAGTGTGAATTGCCATCAATATTTAATTGCATGAGAACTGCACTGCGGTTATCTGAG GTGGGCaatgctgctgttgttgttaaTCCATCAACCATGCAGATTATTGCAAAGGCTACAGACCAAACGCTCCAACATGATAGTTTAAAAAGTAACAAATGTGCTGAATTGAATTCAGACAGCCCCTTCTCATCACTTGAAGTAACTGAGAAGAAAGGGAGCAGGTTGTTCCTGTCAAACTCCAATGTTTCTAAATGCAACAGCCTGAATATGGAAGCCTCATGTTTAAACCCTTGGGGATGGATGAAACCAAGGCCGTCTGAGCAGAAGTCATTGCCCTGTGAAGGTGGTTTTCCATGGCACCCTCTGAGACATGCTGCCATAGTTGCGATTGAAAATGCTGCGGAGAGGGATAAAGTGATGTTCCCTTCAATTATATCATCAACCAAACCAAATTCAGATGGAAATATGGAGTATTATTCTGTTAATGAATCAGCAAAACGACTAAAGGTGGATAGAAAT GACGACAAAAAAATTGCACATGAAGCAATCTGCGATGACTTGTCAGAAACCAGACCATACCTTTGTACAGGATTTGACATTTACCTAGTCTGGGAACCTTGCTCAAT GTGTGCGATGGCACTTGTACATCAAAGATTCAAACGTATCTTCTATGCTTTCCCAAATCCAATTACTGGAGCACTGGGCAGTGTCTACAGATTGCACGGGGAGAAAAGTTTAAATCATCGTTACTCTGTATTTAGGGTAAAAGTGCCCGAGTCATATTCGAATAGTTCGGGCGATTGTTCTGACAAATGCTGA
- the LOC4346442 gene encoding tRNA-specific adenosine deaminase TAD3 isoform X4 gives MAWELTEVPGNPTPSLRGSTVEVIAAKIEPKLANSLIRQLSQACPLENLRHVKRVRRCCEYGEKSELSIILCLATGPEHCSEMFPQDVKKIVARFPATSKEEWEEQCKLWPTSYHPPHDLDGVSGFKECELPSIFNCMRTALRLSEVGNAAVVVNPSTMQIIAKATDQTLQHDSLKSNKCAELNSDSPFSSLEVTEKKGSRLFLSNSNVSKCNSLNMEASCLNPWGWMKPRPSEQKSLPCEGGFPWHPLRHAAIVAIENAAERDKVMFPSIISSTKPNSDGNMEYYSVNESAKRLKDDKKIAHEAICDDLSETRPYLCTGFDIYLVWEPCSMCAMALVHQRFKRIFYAFPNPITGALGSVYRLHGEKSLNHRYSVFRVKVPESYSNSSGDCSDKC, from the exons ATGGCATGGGAACTCACTGAGGTCCCAGGCAAcccaactccctccctccgtGGCTCTACAG TTGAAGTGATTGCTGCCAAGATTGAGCCCAAGTTAGCCAACAGTCTCATTCG GCAATTGAGTCAAGCATGCCCATTGGAGAATCTTCGGCATGTAAAACGGGTGCGTCGGTGCTGTGAATATGGTG AAAAATCTGAGTTATCAATCATCTTATGCCTTGCAACTGGGCCTGAACATTGTAGCGAAATGTTTCCTCAAGATGTAAAAAAGATT GTTGCGAGGTTTCCTGCTACTTCAAAAGAGGAGTGGGAGGAACAATGCAAACTTTGGCCAACATCTTATCATCCCCCACACGA CTTGGATGGTGTATCTGGATTCAAAGAGTGTGAATTGCCATCAATATTTAATTGCATGAGAACTGCACTGCGGTTATCTGAG GTGGGCaatgctgctgttgttgttaaTCCATCAACCATGCAGATTATTGCAAAGGCTACAGACCAAACGCTCCAACATGATAGTTTAAAAAGTAACAAATGTGCTGAATTGAATTCAGACAGCCCCTTCTCATCACTTGAAGTAACTGAGAAGAAAGGGAGCAGGTTGTTCCTGTCAAACTCCAATGTTTCTAAATGCAACAGCCTGAATATGGAAGCCTCATGTTTAAACCCTTGGGGATGGATGAAACCAAGGCCGTCTGAGCAGAAGTCATTGCCCTGTGAAGGTGGTTTTCCATGGCACCCTCTGAGACATGCTGCCATAGTTGCGATTGAAAATGCTGCGGAGAGGGATAAAGTGATGTTCCCTTCAATTATATCATCAACCAAACCAAATTCAGATGGAAATATGGAGTATTATTCTGTTAATGAATCAGCAAAACGACTAAAG GACGACAAAAAAATTGCACATGAAGCAATCTGCGATGACTTGTCAGAAACCAGACCATACCTTTGTACAGGATTTGACATTTACCTAGTCTGGGAACCTTGCTCAAT GTGTGCGATGGCACTTGTACATCAAAGATTCAAACGTATCTTCTATGCTTTCCCAAATCCAATTACTGGAGCACTGGGCAGTGTCTACAGATTGCACGGGGAGAAAAGTTTAAATCATCGTTACTCTGTATTTAGGGTAAAAGTGCCCGAGTCATATTCGAATAGTTCGGGCGATTGTTCTGACAAATGCTGA
- the LOC4346442 gene encoding tRNA-specific adenosine deaminase TAD3 isoform X6: protein MPIGESSACKTEKSELSIILCLATGPEHCSEMFPQDVKKIVARFPATSKEEWEEQCKLWPTSYHPPHDLDGVSGFKECELPSIFNCMRTALRLSEVGNAAVVVNPSTMQIIAKATDQTLQHDSLKSNKCAELNSDSPFSSLEVTEKKGSRLFLSNSNVSKCNSLNMEASCLNPWGWMKPRPSEQKSLPCEGGFPWHPLRHAAIVAIENAAERDKVMFPSIISSTKPNSDGNMEYYSVNESAKRLKVDRNDDKKIAHEAICDDLSETRPYLCTGFDIYLVWEPCSMCAMALVHQRFKRIFYAFPNPITGALGSVYRLHGEKSLNHRYSVFRVKVPESYSNSSGDCSDKC from the exons ATGCCCATTGGAGAATCTTCGGCATGTAAAACGG AAAAATCTGAGTTATCAATCATCTTATGCCTTGCAACTGGGCCTGAACATTGTAGCGAAATGTTTCCTCAAGATGTAAAAAAGATT GTTGCGAGGTTTCCTGCTACTTCAAAAGAGGAGTGGGAGGAACAATGCAAACTTTGGCCAACATCTTATCATCCCCCACACGA CTTGGATGGTGTATCTGGATTCAAAGAGTGTGAATTGCCATCAATATTTAATTGCATGAGAACTGCACTGCGGTTATCTGAG GTGGGCaatgctgctgttgttgttaaTCCATCAACCATGCAGATTATTGCAAAGGCTACAGACCAAACGCTCCAACATGATAGTTTAAAAAGTAACAAATGTGCTGAATTGAATTCAGACAGCCCCTTCTCATCACTTGAAGTAACTGAGAAGAAAGGGAGCAGGTTGTTCCTGTCAAACTCCAATGTTTCTAAATGCAACAGCCTGAATATGGAAGCCTCATGTTTAAACCCTTGGGGATGGATGAAACCAAGGCCGTCTGAGCAGAAGTCATTGCCCTGTGAAGGTGGTTTTCCATGGCACCCTCTGAGACATGCTGCCATAGTTGCGATTGAAAATGCTGCGGAGAGGGATAAAGTGATGTTCCCTTCAATTATATCATCAACCAAACCAAATTCAGATGGAAATATGGAGTATTATTCTGTTAATGAATCAGCAAAACGACTAAAGGTGGATAGAAAT GACGACAAAAAAATTGCACATGAAGCAATCTGCGATGACTTGTCAGAAACCAGACCATACCTTTGTACAGGATTTGACATTTACCTAGTCTGGGAACCTTGCTCAAT GTGTGCGATGGCACTTGTACATCAAAGATTCAAACGTATCTTCTATGCTTTCCCAAATCCAATTACTGGAGCACTGGGCAGTGTCTACAGATTGCACGGGGAGAAAAGTTTAAATCATCGTTACTCTGTATTTAGGGTAAAAGTGCCCGAGTCATATTCGAATAGTTCGGGCGATTGTTCTGACAAATGCTGA